A single region of the Lycium barbarum isolate Lr01 chromosome 2, ASM1917538v2, whole genome shotgun sequence genome encodes:
- the LOC132628493 gene encoding protein ROOT PRIMORDIUM DEFECTIVE 1-like — translation MDKYKNLFKVISIQDLILGTTTTTNTAISIDFLNRLSQRLHLNRGATHFLRKYPHIFHIFHHPTKLQPYCTLTQTALNITHQESAAINADLQLVVDRLVRLLSMSLTKELPLRAIFKVFRELGLPDDFEDSVILKKSDLFAVFDSGNEPNTHVLKVVGDVKKGELIAAVDEGRVMECCKEDCEVIN, via the coding sequence ATGGACAAATACAAAAACCTCTTTAAAGTCATCTCAATTCAAGACCTCATTCTCGGCACCACAACCACAACCAACACCGCCATCTCCATCGACTTCCTCAACCGTTTATCCCAACGCCTCCATCTCAACCGTGGTGCCACTCATTTCCTCCGTAAATACCCTCACATTTTCCACATTTTCCATCACCCGACTAAACTACAACCTTATTGTACACTCACACAAACTGCACTTAATATCACTCATCAAGAAAGTGCAGCTATTAATGCTGATTTGCAACTGGTGGTTGACCGTTTAGTGCGTTTGTTGTCGATGTCGTTGACTAAAGAATTGCCCCTTAGGGCTATATTTAAGGTTTTTAGGGAACTTGGGTTGCCTGATGATTTTGAGGATAGTGTAATCTTGAAAAAATCTGATCTTTTTGCGGTTTTTGATAGTGGGAATGAACCGAACACTCATGTGTTGAAAGTTGTTGGGGATGTAAAGAAGGGGGAGTTAATTGCAGCTGTTGATGAGGGGAGAGTAATGGAATGTTGTAAAGAGGATTGTGAGGTTATTAATTAG
- the LOC132626407 gene encoding scarecrow-like protein 3: MLQDDGSSSVTPSSPLQNFSMMSSLSPTFGSPYQCLKELKSEERGLYLIHLLLACANHVAGGNLENANIALDQISHLACPNGDTMQRIASYFAEALADRILRSWPGIYKALNSTKLSVVSEDFLVKKMFFEYFPFLKVASVITNQAIIEAMEGEKMVHIVDLNACEPLQWRALLQDLSARPEGPPHLRITGVHQQKEVLEQIAHVLTEEAEKLDIPFQFHQVVSKLENLDVEKLRVKTGEALAISSVMQLHTLLAHDDEQQKKSPLAFKHLNGLHLQRALLNQNTLGDLLEKDTTNESASSSPLSSTASAKMDGFLHALWGLSPKVMVVTEQESNHNGTTLMERLSESLYFYAALFDCLEFTLQRTSLERLKVEKMLFGEEIKNIVGCEGVERKERHEKLDKWFQRFGGAGFGNVPLSYYAMLQARRLLQSYSCDGYKIKEENGSVVICWQDRALFSVSAWRCRR; this comes from the coding sequence ATGTTACAAGATGATGGTTCATCATCAGTGACACCATCATCACCACTTCAAAATTTCTCCATGATGTCATCACTTTCACCTACTTTTGGTTCACCATACCAATGTCTTAAAGAATTGAAATCTGAGGAAAGAGGTTTATATCTAATTCACCTTTTGCTTGCTTGTGCTAACCATGTTGCTGGTGGTAACCTTGAAAATGCTAACATAGCACTTGACCAAATTTCCCACCTTGCATGTCCTAATGGCGATACAATGCAGCGAATTGCCTCGTATTTCGCTGAGGCACTTGCTGATAGGATTTTGAGGTCTTGGCCTGGTATTTATAAGGCCTTGAATTCGACTAAGTTATCGGTTGTATCGGAGGATTTTTTGGTCAAGAAGATGTTTTTCGAGTACTTTCCGTTCTTGAAAGTGGCTTCCGTGATCACTAATCAAGCGATCATCGAAGCTATGGAAGGAGAAAAAATGGTTCATATAGTCGATCTTAACGCTTGTGAGCCCCTTCAATGGCGCGCGCTGCTTCAGGATTTGAGTGCGCGCCCTGAAGGACCGCCTCATTTGAGGATTACGGGGGTTCATCAGCAAAAGGAAGTGTTAGAGCAAATAGCACATGTTCTAACAGAAGAAGCGGAAAAGCTTGATATCCCTTTTCAGTTCCATCAGGTAGTTAGTAAATTGGAGAATTTGGATGTGGAGAAACTACGAGTGAAAACCGGGGAGGCTTTAGCTATTAGTTCGGTTATGCAATTGCACACTCTTTTAGCTCATGATGATGAGCAACAAAAGAAGTCCCCTTTGGCTTTCAAGCATTTGAATGGCCTTCACTTACAAAGGGCATTATTAAACCAAAATACTTTAGGGGACTTGCTCGAAAAAGATACAACTAATGAATCGGCATCTTCATCTCCGCTATCTTCGACTGCATCAGCAAAGATGGATGGATTCCTCCATGCATTGTGGGGTTTGTCTCCAAAGGTCATGGTGGTCACAGAACAAGAGTCGAACCATAACGGAACGACCCTTATGGAAAGGCTATCGGAATCTTTGTACTTTTATGCTGCATTATTCGATTGTCTTGAATTCACACTACAGAGAACGTCGTTAGAGAGGTTAAAGGTCGAGAAAATGCTATTCGGTGAGGAGATTAAGAACATTGTAGGATGTGAGGGAGTCGAACGGAAGGAGAGGCACGAAAAACTGGATAAATGGTTTCAAAGATTTGGTGGAGCCGGTTTTGGGAACGTGCCTTTGAGTTATTACGCCATGCTGCAAGCTAGGAGATTGTTGCAGAGTTACAGTTGTGATGGATACAAGATTAAAGAAGAGAACGGTAGTGTGGTGATTTGCTGGCAAGATCGCGCGCTTTTCTCAGTGTCAGCATGGAGATGTAGGAGGTGA